In one Penaeus monodon isolate SGIC_2016 chromosome 20, NSTDA_Pmon_1, whole genome shotgun sequence genomic region, the following are encoded:
- the LOC119585964 gene encoding histone H1-delta-like: MSSTSAKRPSAKRAHPKYSEMVAAALRALKERNGSSRQAILRFIVASFQVGDERTAGVHLKQALRRGVASGSLQQTKGTGASGSFKLSKEELKKAAPRKDSAKKPTSKTATKKPTSKTATKKPTSKTAIKKSSTKSTAKKVPTKTATKKATTKTPKKPSVKNGLFWNMIVYVNDYNV, from the exons ATGTCGAGCACATCGGCCAAGCGTCCTTCGGCCAAGCGCGCCCATCCCAAGTACAGCGAGATGGTCGCCGCCGCCCTCAGGGCCCTCAAGGAGCGCAACGGGTCCTCCCGCCAAGCCATCCTCAGGTTCATCGTCGCTTCCTTCCAGGTCGGGGACGAGAGAACCGCCGGCGTGCACTTGAAGCAGGCGTTGAGGAGGGGCGTCGCCAGCGGTTCCCTGCAGCAGACCAAGGGCACCGGCGCCTCCGGCTCCTTCAAGCTCTCGAAGGAGGAGCTGAAGAAGGCTGCGCCCAGAAAGGACTCGGCAAAGAAACCCACTTCTAAGACTGCAACAAAGAAACCCACTTCTAAGACTGCAACAAAGAAACCCACTTCTAAGACTGCAATAAAGAAATCCAGCACTAAGTCTACAGCAAAGAAAGTCCCCACTAAGACTGCAACAAAGAAAGCCACTACCAAGACTCCAAAGAAACCCAGCGTAAAGAACGGA ttattttgGAATATGATTGTCTATGTAAACGACTATAATGTATAA
- the LOC119586060 gene encoding histone H1-delta-like → MSSTSAKDPSAKRAHPKYSEMVAAALRALKERNGSSRQAILRFIVASFQVGDERTAGVHLKQALRRGVASGSLQQTKGTGASGSFKLSKEELKKAAPRKDSAKKVTKNEKTRGKVTAKNPSAKTATKKVPTKTATKKVPTKTATKKTTSKTATKKAPTKTATKKASGKSMLKSGASKKPAAKMATAKKQNLKKTAAKKQTTKDGMS, encoded by the coding sequence ATGTCGAGCACGTCGGCCAAAGATCCTTCGGCCAAGCGCGCCCATCCCAAGTACAGCGAGATGGTCGCCGCCGCCCTCAGGGCCCTCAAGGAGCGCAACGGGTCCTCCCGCCAAGCCATCCTCAGGTTCATCGTCGCTTCCTTCCAGGTCGGGGACGAGAGGACCGCCGGCGTGCACCTGAAGCAGGCGCTGAGGAGGGGCGTCGCCAGCGGATCTCTGCAGCAGACCAAGGGCACCGGCGCCTCCGGCTCCTTCAAGCTCTCCAAGGAGGAGCTGAAGAAGGCTGCGCCCAGAAAGGACTCGGCCAAGAAGGTGACGAAGAACGAGAAGACTCGGGGGAAGGTGACGGCAAAGAATCCCAGCGCTAAGACTGCAACAAAGAAAGTCCCCACTAAGACTGCAACAAAGAAAGTCCCCACTAAGACTGCAACAAAGAAAACCACATCTAAGACTGCAACAAAGAAAGCCCCCACTAAGACTGCAACAAAGAAAGCCAGCGGTAAGAGCATGCTAAAGAGCGGAGCATCAAAGAAACCAGCAGCAAAAATGGCGACGGCAAAGAAGCAGAATCTCAAGAAAACAGCAGCAAAGAAACAAACCACAAAGGATGGAATGAGCTAG